One genomic window of Salvelinus namaycush isolate Seneca chromosome 22, SaNama_1.0, whole genome shotgun sequence includes the following:
- the phf3 gene encoding PHD finger protein 3 isoform X3 encodes MDVVDTFNHLIPSDQLDDSLLIGQNLECEASNDFGTGVDQLGDSLRNMLSDKDPMFGSASSHFNILDNEDANFQIAEATVADLDVGATEGILGTAGGGLVGTETSPVKRSVGRPRKYALGVTPERSAGRGSSNNKKPPGKPGRPRKKSTLSEKITTADELRRELHLGGGRVNINDLDLGSSMNPVVVLQRLTVTFGGFKIELLPGPSFTAFTSAENTEECYEDGSLYGEGMEYTMVQEEPLHIQNPTAGSGGGVGAAQLFVKYCADDLPLGLGPYVNPNEVQASNGALPGSPCLVETKLDDQSDSQKPDPAELRKDASIKKAAQQHLPNSKVPTTNNPAKKQQPKLKLSALSLAKNKHLVAGKGPKGTQQHVLGKKLHQRGNMHKMDEMKAKQVVMSLKRGPKIQRTQDGRPGKLKQRLPDTGRGGPVKKTLPSGKRPPGMSPGTTITTKPSNSYVADTQPQPQFGWTPCKRANPQKETSEEEKEEEQDEPKVKKPDKCLQKQRSRNVSRSISVEEPQLFIPDNAPAAVKKETSEEEQAKESGKGPEKEPANSETVVWDPNKNCGLCNKPHSNKFMVGCGHCDDWFHGDCVGLDLAKVQQMEGGDQEYVCLQCCTKDQYTTTKEPGGAGQGEARTEGQQKPSETQDNKMAAKQKQPSPHPVTSGGVRPFRKDSVERKQSTEVKDSNQKSGVSVKQETKRPKVSSSPSSKKPVSVDQIRRSVRDALKDILLKRLKESDFQASPEKAAEVAKKTERELFAFYRDTDCKYKSKYRSLMFNLKDTKNNVLFKRVLKGEISPGTLIRMSPEELASKELAAWRQRETRHAIEMIEKEQREAERRPITKITHKGEIEIESQESGKEPEAIEPEPEPVAAPKVTEEPVEVPQEKTLSTATESVNIFQDTTSLHKTHLFDLNCKICTGRMAPPVEEAPTKVVKVATSVVRRRSATSTTEAVTKNTQSTTTTSSTTEGQTKNTPSATTTSTEEETPSSSSSAKDDDLHLKVLEESLLSAKIISNYEGRSVSMSGRDGEASFLSNLQPLWRGLVNMPAVAKLLTKAFPVSGVLDHLTEDLPESFQMGGRISPQIVWDYLDKIRATGTKEVCLIRFSPETDEDEIHYTLLYAYFSSRKRFGVVANNLKQVKDMYLIPLGAIEKVPHQLVPFDGPGLENKRPNLLLGLIIRQRPKRDFLPVDINETARFIPESKPETATTTVTVNDKEVTREEEENSYISSLCASSTKERDREEIPLLNTAEEVVTAEQSSTDISEKAEGEDTEEGYQPLRFLPGVLRSWGGELLPLPDFSGNPPLLGDDGREPSAPQTSKADGGAATTPGSSTTTKSPSAGAHRQTGFVIKKREPKPVKAEEPVSSSLAETSTANNNVLAKEEGVAYRGPSVSLKDKPPDVSTESFLTSLSTDPNTDGSLNKGDSALCEKDKSKEEKTPTLLSPTAMSNASVEESVPTPKPLPSGILKKSSAYSNMTEEPTAVQSAGSQGHPQPVPVLTTRKYRPMAAQHGYPSHHHQTDYRRPPPPNHGPLQVGPYGPIPLQPGGPPVDFQYQPAPPIPPFGNTAPPHFQHPPQLPTNFSYPTGPPPPMMYPPPHNPQMQNHAGITQWAQPGPGPTSPNSFPGGLPLAYGGDPQRFSSAESSNPNLNLPPPPSAAAKEDQKGAAERLLYSDPWDRQPGSGHKKEDRDQYGRHRHHSESRHGEKSRNHSQERGKKGDRSRSRERDRSKDSSSHHRGSRHHSKDQRHGHSERRKERHHSDGDHGNRHKHSRRDSDYEKSRRSSKDSHS; translated from the exons ATGGATGTAGTGGACACTTTCAACCATTTGATTCCCAGTGACCAGTTGGATGACTCCTTGCTGATAGGGCAGAACTTGGAATGTGAAGCAAGTAATGACTTTGGAACAGGTGTCGACCAGCTGGGAGACTCACTGAGGAACATGCTTAGTGATAAAGATCCCATGTTTGGATCTGCAAGTTCACACTTCAATATCTTAGATAATGAAGACGCCAACTTCCAGATCGCCGAAGCAACAG TTGCAGATCTTGATGTTGGTGCAACAGAGGGTATCCTCGGTACCGCTGGTGGTGGGTTGGTTGGTACAGAGACTTCGCCAGTCAAACGGTCTGTTGGCAGACCCAGGAAATACGCATTAGGAGTTACCCCAG AGCGAAGTGCAGGCAGAGGGTCTTCCAACAACAAAAAGCCCCCGGGAAAACCTGGGAGACCTAGAAAGAAGTCTACACTGAGTGAGAAGATCACAACTGCTGATGAATTAAGGAGAGAGCTTCACCTGGGTGGCGGCAGGGTGAATATCAACGACCTTGACTTGGGCTCATCAATGAACCCCGTCGTTGTGTTACAGAGGTTAACGGTCACTTTCGGGGGTTTCAAAATCGAGCTTCTCCCGGGGCCCTCCTTTACCGCTTTCACATCAGCTGAAAACACTGAGGAATGTTATGAGGATGGCTCGCTGTACGGTGAAGGGATGGAATACACTATGGTGCAAGAGGAACCGTTACACATACAGAATCCCACTGCAGGGAGTGGAGGGGGCGTGGGCGCTGCTCAGCTCTTCGTGAAGTACTGTGCTGACGACTTGCCTCTAGGGCTAGGACCTTACGTCAACCCCAATGAGGTTCAGGCCTCCAACGGGGCGCTTCCAGGTAGTCCTTGCTTGGTCGAGACCAAACTTGACGACCAAAGTGATTCTCAGAAGCCTGATCCAGCGGAGCTGAGGAAAGATGCCAGCATCAAGAAAGCAGCACAGCAGCACCTGCCAAACAGCAAAGTTCCTACCACTAATAATCCAGCCAAAAAGCAGCAGCCCAAACTGAAGCTGTCAGCACTGTCCTTGGCTAAGAACAAGCACCTGGTAGCTGGTAAGGGGCCCAAAGGAACCCAACAACACGTCCTGGGGAAGAAGCTCCACCAGAGAGGCAACATGCACAAGATGGACGAAATGAAAGCCAAACAAGTCGTCATGTCCTTGAAAAGGGGCCCTAAGATTCAGAGGACGCAAGACGGACGTCCTGGGAAACTAAAGCAGAGATTACCTGACACGGGCCGCGGCGGTCCAGTCAAAAAAACACTGCCGTCTGGAAAGCGTCCTCCTGGTATGTCGCCAGGGACGACGATTACAACCAAACCATCTAACTCTTACGTGGCCGACACCCAACCACAACCCCAGTTTGGATGGACACCATGTAAACGTGCCAATCCTCAGAAGGAGACAtcggaggaggagaaggaggaagagcaAGACGAGCCTAAAGTGAAGAAGCCAGACAAGTGTCTTCAGAAACAGAGAAGCAGGAACGTCAGCAGAAGCATCTCCGTGGAGGAACCACAGCTCTTCATCCCCGACAACGCTCCTGCCGCCGTGAAGAAGGAAACCAGCGAGGAAGAACAGGCTAAAGAATCCGGGAAGGGACCAGAAAAGGAACCCGCAAATAGTGAGACCGTTGTGTGGGATCCAAACAAGAACTGTGGATTGTGCAATAAACCTCATAGTAACAA GTTCATGGTGGGCTGTGGGCACTGTGATGACTGGTTCCATGGGGACTGTGTTGGTCTGGACCTGGCCAAGGTGCAGCAGATGGAGGGGGGGGACCAGGAGTATGTCTGTCTGCAGTGCTGTACCAAGGACCAGTACACCACCACCAAG GAGCCAGGTGGTGCTGGGCAGGGGGAGGCCAGGACAGAGGGACAGCAGAAGCCCTCTGAGACCCAGGACAACAAGATGGCCGCAAAGCAGAAACAGCCGTCCCCACATCCTGTCACCTCCGGGGGAGTCAGGCCCTTCAGAAAG GACTCTGTGGAAAGAAAACAGTCGACTGAAGTCAAAGATTCAAATCAGAAATcag GAGTGTCAGTCAAACAGGAGACCAAGAGGCCCAAGGTGTCGTCGTCTCCCTCCTCTAAGAAACCCGTGTCTGTTGACCAGATCAGACGGAGCGTCCGTGACGCCCTGAAGGACATCCTCCTGAAGAG GCTGAAGGAGTCTGATTTCCAGGCGTCACCAGAGAAGGCTGCTGAGGTGGCCAAGAAGACTGAGCGAGAGCTGTTTGCCTTCTACAGAGACACAGACTGCAAATACAAGAGCAAGTACCGGAGCTTGATGTTCAACCTCAAAGACACCAAAAACAAT GTGTTATTCAAGAGGGTTCTGAAAGGGGAGATTTCTCCTGGCACTTTGATAAGGATGAGTCCTGAGGAACTAGCCTCAAAGGAACTGGCtgcatggagacagagagagactcgaCAC gcgaTTGAGATGATtgagaaggagcagagagaggcggagaggcgACCCATCACCAAGATCACACACAAAGGAGAGATAGAGATTGAGAGCCAGGAGTCTGGGAAGGAACCAGAGGCCATAGAGCCGGAG CCAGAGCCTGTGGCTGCTCCCAAAGTGACAGAGGAGCCAGTGGAAGTTCCCCAAGAGAAGACGTTGTCGACAGCAACCGAGAGCGTCAATATTTTCCAAGATACAACCAGTCTGCATAAGACTCACCTGTTTGACCTCAACTGTAAGATCTGCACAG GTCGTATGGCTCCACCTGTGGAGGAGGCTCCTACCAAAGTGGTGAAAGTGGCCACTAGTGTAGTGAGGAGACGGTCTGCTACCAGCACTACAGAAGCAGTGACCAAGAACACACAGTCTACTACCACTACCTCCAGCACTACAGAGGGGCAGACCAAGAACACACCGTCTGCCACCACTACCTCTACAGAGGAAgagacaccctcctcctcctcatctgctAAGGACGACGACCTTCACCTCAAAGTCCTAGAGGAGAGCCTCCTCAGTGCCAAAATCATCTCCAACTACGAGGGGAG GTCAGTGTCTATGAGTGGCAGAGATGGCGAGGCTTCCTTCCTGTCCAACCTGCAGCCTCTATGGAGAGGGCTTGTCAACATGCCTGCTGTGGCCAAGCTCCTCACTAAAGCCTTCCCTGTATCAGGTGTCCTGGACCACCTGACAGAG GATCTGCCGGAGAGTTTCCAGATGGGTGGGAGGATCTCCCCACAGATCGTATGGGACTACCTGGACAAGATCAGAGCCACTGGAACAAAG GAGGTTTGTTTGATTCGTTTTTCCCCTGAGACCGACGAGGATGAGATCCACTACACTCTGCTCTATGCCTACTTCAGTAGCCGTAAACGCTTCGGCGTTGTCGCCAACAACTTGAAACAAGTCAAAGACATGTATCTCATCCCCTTGGGTGCTATTGAGAAAGTCCCACACCAATTGGTTCCCTTTGATGGCCCAG GACTGGAAAACAAACGCCCCAACCTCCTGCTGGGCCTGATCATCCGCCAGAGGCCTAAACGGGACTTCCTGCCCGTCGACATCAACGAAACGGCCAGGTTCATACCGGAGAGCAAACCCGAGACAGCGACAACTACGGTTACTGTAAACGACAAAGAAGTTAcccgggaggaggaggagaactcGTACATCTCCTCTCTGTGCGCTTCCAGTACTAAAGAAAGGGACAGAGAAGAGATACCATTGCTGAACACAGCTGAGGAAGTGGTCACAGCAGAACAGTCTAGTACAGACATCTCTGAGAAAGCTGAAGGTGAAGATACTGAAGAGGGGTACCAACCACTACGTTTCCTTCCGGGGGTGTTGCGTAGTTGGGGCGGGGAGCTTCTGCCCCTGCCAGACTTCTCAG GTAACCCTCCACTGCTGGGTGATGATGGTCGAGAGCCCTCGGCTCCACAGACCTCCAAGGCTGACGGAGGAGCAGCAACCACTCCAGGAAGCTCCACCACCACTAAGAGTCCCAGCGCTGGTGCTCACAGACAGACTGGTTTTGTCATCAAGAAGAGGGAACCCAAACCGGTCAAAGCAGAGGAACCTGTGTCTTCCAGCTTGGCTGAAACGTCTACCGCTAACAACAACGTGTTGGCGAAAGAGGAGGGTGTGGCTTACCGTGGCCCGTCGGTCTCTCTGAAAGACAAACCTCCAGACGTCTCGACAGAGTCGTTCCTGACCAGCCTCTCCACGGATCCCAACACAGACGGCTCCTTAAACAAAGGGGATTCGGCATTGTGTGAAAAGGACAAATCCAAAGAAGAGAAGACACCTACTCTCTTGTCTCCTACAGCCATGTCCAACGCTTCTGTCGAGGAAAGCGTCCCCACACCAAAACCCCTTCCGAGTGGAATCCTGAAGAAAAGCTCTGCGTATTCCAATATGACTGAAGAACCAACTGCTGTCCAATCAGCAGGATCACAGGGTCACccccagcctgttcctgttctgACCACCAGGAAGTATCGTCCTATGGCAGCTCAACACGGATacccctcccaccaccaccagacAGACTACAGACGCCCCCCACCTCCAAACCATGGCCCACTACAGGTTGGTCCCTATGGTCCCATCCCCCTCCAGCCTGGAGGAcctcctgtagacttccagtaCCAGCCAGCACCACCTATCCCCCCCTTCGGTAACACCGCACCGCCACATTTCCAGCACCCGCCCCAGCTACCCACCAACTTCAGCTACCCTACTGGCCCCCCACCACCCATGATGTACCCGCCACCTCACAACCCACAGATGCAGAATCATGCTGGAATAACACAGTGGGCTCAACCTGGTCCAGGACCCACATCTCCCAACTCTTTCCCCGGGGGGCTACCGTTAGCTTACGGTGGTGACCCTCAGAGGTTTTCCTCCGCTGAGTCGTCCAATCCCAACCTGAACCTGCCCCCGCCCCCATCCGCCGCTGCCAAAGAGGACCAGAAGGGGGCAGCAGAGAGGCTTCTGTACAGTGACCCCTGGGACAGGCAGCCCGGGTCGGGCCACAAGAAGGAGGACAGGGACCAGTACGGGAGGCACCGGCACCACAGTGAGTCCCGTCACGGAGAGAAGAGCCGGAACCACAGCCAAGAGAGGGGAAAGAAAGGTGACAGAAgccggagcagagagagagaccggagtAAAGACTCTTCTTCTCACCACAGAGGGAGCCGGCACCACTCTAAAGACCAGCGCCACGGTCACAGCGAGAGGAGGAAAGAACGTCACCACAGCGACGGTGACCACGGGAACCGTCACAAACACAGCAGGAGAGACTCTGATTATGAGAAATCGAGGAGAAGTTCCAAAGACAGTCACTCATGA
- the phf3 gene encoding PHD finger protein 3 isoform X1: MDVVDTFNHLIPSDQLDDSLLIGQNLECEASNDFGTGVDQLGDSLRNMLSDKDPMFGSASSHFNILDNEDANFQIAEATVVADLDVGATEGILGTAGGGLVGTETSPVKRSVGRPRKYALGVTPERSAGRGSSNNKKPPGKPGRPRKKSTLSEKITTADELRRELHLGGGRVNINDLDLGSSMNPVVVLQRLTVTFGGFKIELLPGPSFTAFTSAENTEECYEDGSLYGEGMEYTMVQEEPLHIQNPTAGSGGGVGAAQLFVKYCADDLPLGLGPYVNPNEVQASNGALPGSPCLVETKLDDQSDSQKPDPAELRKDASIKKAAQQHLPNSKVPTTNNPAKKQQPKLKLSALSLAKNKHLVAGKGPKGTQQHVLGKKLHQRGNMHKMDEMKAKQVVMSLKRGPKIQRTQDGRPGKLKQRLPDTGRGGPVKKTLPSGKRPPGMSPGTTITTKPSNSYVADTQPQPQFGWTPCKRANPQKETSEEEKEEEQDEPKVKKPDKCLQKQRSRNVSRSISVEEPQLFIPDNAPAAVKKETSEEEQAKESGKGPEKEPANSETVVWDPNKNCGLCNKPHSNKFMVGCGHCDDWFHGDCVGLDLAKVQQMEGGDQEYVCLQCCTKDQYTTTKEPGGAGQGEARTEGQQKPSETQDNKMAAKQKQPSPHPVTSGGVRPFRKDSVERKQSTEVKDSNQKSGVSVKQETKRPKVSSSPSSKKPVSVDQIRRSVRDALKDILLKRLKESDFQASPEKAAEVAKKTERELFAFYRDTDCKYKSKYRSLMFNLKDTKNNVLFKRVLKGEISPGTLIRMSPEELASKELAAWRQRETRHAIEMIEKEQREAERRPITKITHKGEIEIESQESGKEPEAIEPEPEPVAAPKVTEEPVEVPQEKTLSTATESVNIFQDTTSLHKTHLFDLNCKICTGRMAPPVEEAPTKVVKVATSVVRRRSATSTTEAVTKNTQSTTTTSSTTEGQTKNTPSATTTSTEEETPSSSSSAKDDDLHLKVLEESLLSAKIISNYEGRSVSMSGRDGEASFLSNLQPLWRGLVNMPAVAKLLTKAFPVSGVLDHLTEDLPESFQMGGRISPQIVWDYLDKIRATGTKEVCLIRFSPETDEDEIHYTLLYAYFSSRKRFGVVANNLKQVKDMYLIPLGAIEKVPHQLVPFDGPGLENKRPNLLLGLIIRQRPKRDFLPVDINETARFIPESKPETATTTVTVNDKEVTREEEENSYISSLCASSTKERDREEIPLLNTAEEVVTAEQSSTDISEKAEGEDTEEGYQPLRFLPGVLRSWGGELLPLPDFSGNPPLLGDDGREPSAPQTSKADGGAATTPGSSTTTKSPSAGAHRQTGFVIKKREPKPVKAEEPVSSSLAETSTANNNVLAKEEGVAYRGPSVSLKDKPPDVSTESFLTSLSTDPNTDGSLNKGDSALCEKDKSKEEKTPTLLSPTAMSNASVEESVPTPKPLPSGILKKSSAYSNMTEEPTAVQSAGSQGHPQPVPVLTTRKYRPMAAQHGYPSHHHQTDYRRPPPPNHGPLQVGPYGPIPLQPGGPPVDFQYQPAPPIPPFGNTAPPHFQHPPQLPTNFSYPTGPPPPMMYPPPHNPQMQNHAGITQWAQPGPGPTSPNSFPGGLPLAYGGDPQRFSSAESSNPNLNLPPPPSAAAKEDQKGAAERLLYSDPWDRQPGSGHKKEDRDQYGRHRHHSESRHGEKSRNHSQERGKKGDRSRSRERDRSKDSSSHHRGSRHHSKDQRHGHSERRKERHHSDGDHGNRHKHSRRDSDYEKSRRSSKDSHS; encoded by the exons ATGGATGTAGTGGACACTTTCAACCATTTGATTCCCAGTGACCAGTTGGATGACTCCTTGCTGATAGGGCAGAACTTGGAATGTGAAGCAAGTAATGACTTTGGAACAGGTGTCGACCAGCTGGGAGACTCACTGAGGAACATGCTTAGTGATAAAGATCCCATGTTTGGATCTGCAAGTTCACACTTCAATATCTTAGATAATGAAGACGCCAACTTCCAGATCGCCGAAGCAACAG TAGTTGCAGATCTTGATGTTGGTGCAACAGAGGGTATCCTCGGTACCGCTGGTGGTGGGTTGGTTGGTACAGAGACTTCGCCAGTCAAACGGTCTGTTGGCAGACCCAGGAAATACGCATTAGGAGTTACCCCAG AGCGAAGTGCAGGCAGAGGGTCTTCCAACAACAAAAAGCCCCCGGGAAAACCTGGGAGACCTAGAAAGAAGTCTACACTGAGTGAGAAGATCACAACTGCTGATGAATTAAGGAGAGAGCTTCACCTGGGTGGCGGCAGGGTGAATATCAACGACCTTGACTTGGGCTCATCAATGAACCCCGTCGTTGTGTTACAGAGGTTAACGGTCACTTTCGGGGGTTTCAAAATCGAGCTTCTCCCGGGGCCCTCCTTTACCGCTTTCACATCAGCTGAAAACACTGAGGAATGTTATGAGGATGGCTCGCTGTACGGTGAAGGGATGGAATACACTATGGTGCAAGAGGAACCGTTACACATACAGAATCCCACTGCAGGGAGTGGAGGGGGCGTGGGCGCTGCTCAGCTCTTCGTGAAGTACTGTGCTGACGACTTGCCTCTAGGGCTAGGACCTTACGTCAACCCCAATGAGGTTCAGGCCTCCAACGGGGCGCTTCCAGGTAGTCCTTGCTTGGTCGAGACCAAACTTGACGACCAAAGTGATTCTCAGAAGCCTGATCCAGCGGAGCTGAGGAAAGATGCCAGCATCAAGAAAGCAGCACAGCAGCACCTGCCAAACAGCAAAGTTCCTACCACTAATAATCCAGCCAAAAAGCAGCAGCCCAAACTGAAGCTGTCAGCACTGTCCTTGGCTAAGAACAAGCACCTGGTAGCTGGTAAGGGGCCCAAAGGAACCCAACAACACGTCCTGGGGAAGAAGCTCCACCAGAGAGGCAACATGCACAAGATGGACGAAATGAAAGCCAAACAAGTCGTCATGTCCTTGAAAAGGGGCCCTAAGATTCAGAGGACGCAAGACGGACGTCCTGGGAAACTAAAGCAGAGATTACCTGACACGGGCCGCGGCGGTCCAGTCAAAAAAACACTGCCGTCTGGAAAGCGTCCTCCTGGTATGTCGCCAGGGACGACGATTACAACCAAACCATCTAACTCTTACGTGGCCGACACCCAACCACAACCCCAGTTTGGATGGACACCATGTAAACGTGCCAATCCTCAGAAGGAGACAtcggaggaggagaaggaggaagagcaAGACGAGCCTAAAGTGAAGAAGCCAGACAAGTGTCTTCAGAAACAGAGAAGCAGGAACGTCAGCAGAAGCATCTCCGTGGAGGAACCACAGCTCTTCATCCCCGACAACGCTCCTGCCGCCGTGAAGAAGGAAACCAGCGAGGAAGAACAGGCTAAAGAATCCGGGAAGGGACCAGAAAAGGAACCCGCAAATAGTGAGACCGTTGTGTGGGATCCAAACAAGAACTGTGGATTGTGCAATAAACCTCATAGTAACAA GTTCATGGTGGGCTGTGGGCACTGTGATGACTGGTTCCATGGGGACTGTGTTGGTCTGGACCTGGCCAAGGTGCAGCAGATGGAGGGGGGGGACCAGGAGTATGTCTGTCTGCAGTGCTGTACCAAGGACCAGTACACCACCACCAAG GAGCCAGGTGGTGCTGGGCAGGGGGAGGCCAGGACAGAGGGACAGCAGAAGCCCTCTGAGACCCAGGACAACAAGATGGCCGCAAAGCAGAAACAGCCGTCCCCACATCCTGTCACCTCCGGGGGAGTCAGGCCCTTCAGAAAG GACTCTGTGGAAAGAAAACAGTCGACTGAAGTCAAAGATTCAAATCAGAAATcag GAGTGTCAGTCAAACAGGAGACCAAGAGGCCCAAGGTGTCGTCGTCTCCCTCCTCTAAGAAACCCGTGTCTGTTGACCAGATCAGACGGAGCGTCCGTGACGCCCTGAAGGACATCCTCCTGAAGAG GCTGAAGGAGTCTGATTTCCAGGCGTCACCAGAGAAGGCTGCTGAGGTGGCCAAGAAGACTGAGCGAGAGCTGTTTGCCTTCTACAGAGACACAGACTGCAAATACAAGAGCAAGTACCGGAGCTTGATGTTCAACCTCAAAGACACCAAAAACAAT GTGTTATTCAAGAGGGTTCTGAAAGGGGAGATTTCTCCTGGCACTTTGATAAGGATGAGTCCTGAGGAACTAGCCTCAAAGGAACTGGCtgcatggagacagagagagactcgaCAC gcgaTTGAGATGATtgagaaggagcagagagaggcggagaggcgACCCATCACCAAGATCACACACAAAGGAGAGATAGAGATTGAGAGCCAGGAGTCTGGGAAGGAACCAGAGGCCATAGAGCCGGAG CCAGAGCCTGTGGCTGCTCCCAAAGTGACAGAGGAGCCAGTGGAAGTTCCCCAAGAGAAGACGTTGTCGACAGCAACCGAGAGCGTCAATATTTTCCAAGATACAACCAGTCTGCATAAGACTCACCTGTTTGACCTCAACTGTAAGATCTGCACAG GTCGTATGGCTCCACCTGTGGAGGAGGCTCCTACCAAAGTGGTGAAAGTGGCCACTAGTGTAGTGAGGAGACGGTCTGCTACCAGCACTACAGAAGCAGTGACCAAGAACACACAGTCTACTACCACTACCTCCAGCACTACAGAGGGGCAGACCAAGAACACACCGTCTGCCACCACTACCTCTACAGAGGAAgagacaccctcctcctcctcatctgctAAGGACGACGACCTTCACCTCAAAGTCCTAGAGGAGAGCCTCCTCAGTGCCAAAATCATCTCCAACTACGAGGGGAG GTCAGTGTCTATGAGTGGCAGAGATGGCGAGGCTTCCTTCCTGTCCAACCTGCAGCCTCTATGGAGAGGGCTTGTCAACATGCCTGCTGTGGCCAAGCTCCTCACTAAAGCCTTCCCTGTATCAGGTGTCCTGGACCACCTGACAGAG GATCTGCCGGAGAGTTTCCAGATGGGTGGGAGGATCTCCCCACAGATCGTATGGGACTACCTGGACAAGATCAGAGCCACTGGAACAAAG GAGGTTTGTTTGATTCGTTTTTCCCCTGAGACCGACGAGGATGAGATCCACTACACTCTGCTCTATGCCTACTTCAGTAGCCGTAAACGCTTCGGCGTTGTCGCCAACAACTTGAAACAAGTCAAAGACATGTATCTCATCCCCTTGGGTGCTATTGAGAAAGTCCCACACCAATTGGTTCCCTTTGATGGCCCAG GACTGGAAAACAAACGCCCCAACCTCCTGCTGGGCCTGATCATCCGCCAGAGGCCTAAACGGGACTTCCTGCCCGTCGACATCAACGAAACGGCCAGGTTCATACCGGAGAGCAAACCCGAGACAGCGACAACTACGGTTACTGTAAACGACAAAGAAGTTAcccgggaggaggaggagaactcGTACATCTCCTCTCTGTGCGCTTCCAGTACTAAAGAAAGGGACAGAGAAGAGATACCATTGCTGAACACAGCTGAGGAAGTGGTCACAGCAGAACAGTCTAGTACAGACATCTCTGAGAAAGCTGAAGGTGAAGATACTGAAGAGGGGTACCAACCACTACGTTTCCTTCCGGGGGTGTTGCGTAGTTGGGGCGGGGAGCTTCTGCCCCTGCCAGACTTCTCAG GTAACCCTCCACTGCTGGGTGATGATGGTCGAGAGCCCTCGGCTCCACAGACCTCCAAGGCTGACGGAGGAGCAGCAACCACTCCAGGAAGCTCCACCACCACTAAGAGTCCCAGCGCTGGTGCTCACAGACAGACTGGTTTTGTCATCAAGAAGAGGGAACCCAAACCGGTCAAAGCAGAGGAACCTGTGTCTTCCAGCTTGGCTGAAACGTCTACCGCTAACAACAACGTGTTGGCGAAAGAGGAGGGTGTGGCTTACCGTGGCCCGTCGGTCTCTCTGAAAGACAAACCTCCAGACGTCTCGACAGAGTCGTTCCTGACCAGCCTCTCCACGGATCCCAACACAGACGGCTCCTTAAACAAAGGGGATTCGGCATTGTGTGAAAAGGACAAATCCAAAGAAGAGAAGACACCTACTCTCTTGTCTCCTACAGCCATGTCCAACGCTTCTGTCGAGGAAAGCGTCCCCACACCAAAACCCCTTCCGAGTGGAATCCTGAAGAAAAGCTCTGCGTATTCCAATATGACTGAAGAACCAACTGCTGTCCAATCAGCAGGATCACAGGGTCACccccagcctgttcctgttctgACCACCAGGAAGTATCGTCCTATGGCAGCTCAACACGGATacccctcccaccaccaccagacAGACTACAGACGCCCCCCACCTCCAAACCATGGCCCACTACAGGTTGGTCCCTATGGTCCCATCCCCCTCCAGCCTGGAGGAcctcctgtagacttccagtaCCAGCCAGCACCACCTATCCCCCCCTTCGGTAACACCGCACCGCCACATTTCCAGCACCCGCCCCAGCTACCCACCAACTTCAGCTACCCTACTGGCCCCCCACCACCCATGATGTACCCGCCACCTCACAACCCACAGATGCAGAATCATGCTGGAATAACACAGTGGGCTCAACCTGGTCCAGGACCCACATCTCCCAACTCTTTCCCCGGGGGGCTACCGTTAGCTTACGGTGGTGACCCTCAGAGGTTTTCCTCCGCTGAGTCGTCCAATCCCAACCTGAACCTGCCCCCGCCCCCATCCGCCGCTGCCAAAGAGGACCAGAAGGGGGCAGCAGAGAGGCTTCTGTACAGTGACCCCTGGGACAGGCAGCCCGGGTCGGGCCACAAGAAGGAGGACAGGGACCAGTACGGGAGGCACCGGCACCACAGTGAGTCCCGTCACGGAGAGAAGAGCCGGAACCACAGCCAAGAGAGGGGAAAGAAAGGTGACAGAAgccggagcagagagagagaccggagtAAAGACTCTTCTTCTCACCACAGAGGGAGCCGGCACCACTCTAAAGACCAGCGCCACGGTCACAGCGAGAGGAGGAAAGAACGTCACCACAGCGACGGTGACCACGGGAACCGTCACAAACACAGCAGGAGAGACTCTGATTATGAGAAATCGAGGAGAAGTTCCAAAGACAGTCACTCATGA